A genome region from Thermoanaerobacterium xylanolyticum LX-11 includes the following:
- a CDS encoding tagaturonate epimerase family protein, which translates to MVGNVSSVLKESGFQIYPDSLRKLGENTYIFVVKKQKEKMIGILSNDELKLKEPYFSENKKISDNLQFNVYSFTFDNYVTLNGRFHIGPTICRENASFGTGDRLGLATAAQLDALKKFNVFPILAQQSPRELVKTNRDFKDVLLKVVLGVLETGYIGHYGADADHIKDEKYLLEGIDAGYTMYTLDLSEQLFDVSGATSLEIKEKAKTLSDVSRKIVEDFSGKSLNVGFGGHLVSEDELLKSAVAYEAAMKFVEKVNDILKEKLNDFDLEISIDEGGKVTTLEDHLFVAEYLHRNGIDFFSIAPKFPGEFEKAIDYVGDVNEFERELKKHYDLTKLIGGYKLSLHSGSDKFSIYKIFSQTTEKNFHIKTSGTSWLQAVNLIYKSDKEFYRELYKIALSNLEESKKSYKVLIKKDDFKDEPELDNSEFIIRPEIKQLFHISFGVLLDLKGKEIKDMLYDYEEEHYKMVSDNIENHLKEIFYEK; encoded by the coding sequence ATGGTTGGAAATGTATCATCTGTGCTTAAAGAAAGTGGGTTTCAGATATATCCAGATTCTTTAAGGAAGCTTGGTGAAAACACATATATATTTGTGGTGAAAAAGCAAAAGGAAAAAATGATCGGCATACTGTCTAATGACGAGTTGAAGCTTAAAGAACCATACTTTTCAGAGAATAAGAAAATAAGCGATAACCTCCAATTTAATGTTTATTCTTTTACCTTCGATAACTATGTTACGCTAAACGGCAGATTTCATATAGGCCCTACTATATGCAGGGAAAATGCTTCGTTTGGCACAGGTGACAGGCTTGGGCTGGCAACAGCAGCACAGCTTGACGCTTTAAAAAAATTCAATGTATTCCCTATTTTGGCGCAGCAATCCCCAAGAGAGCTTGTAAAGACAAACAGGGATTTTAAAGATGTGCTTTTAAAAGTAGTATTGGGAGTTTTAGAGACCGGCTATATAGGCCATTATGGAGCTGATGCAGACCATATAAAGGATGAGAAGTACCTTTTAGAAGGCATAGATGCCGGTTACACCATGTACACGCTGGACTTAAGTGAACAGCTTTTTGATGTAAGCGGTGCAACGTCATTAGAAATCAAAGAAAAAGCAAAGACATTGTCAGATGTAAGCAGAAAGATTGTGGAAGACTTTTCAGGCAAATCTCTAAATGTGGGTTTTGGTGGTCATTTAGTCTCAGAAGACGAGCTTTTAAAATCTGCAGTTGCATATGAGGCTGCAATGAAGTTTGTCGAGAAGGTTAATGACATCTTAAAAGAAAAACTTAACGACTTTGACCTTGAAATCTCTATCGACGAAGGCGGAAAAGTGACGACTTTGGAGGATCACCTTTTTGTAGCAGAGTATCTCCATCGGAATGGCATTGACTTTTTCAGCATAGCTCCTAAATTTCCTGGGGAATTTGAAAAGGCAATTGACTACGTAGGAGACGTAAATGAATTTGAAAGAGAGCTTAAAAAGCACTACGATCTTACGAAGTTAATAGGCGGTTATAAGCTTAGCTTACATTCAGGCAGCGATAAATTTAGCATTTACAAGATTTTCAGCCAGACAACTGAGAAGAATTTTCACATAAAGACGTCTGGCACAAGTTGGCTACAGGCTGTAAATCTCATTTACAAATCTGACAAGGAGTTCTATAGAGAACTTTACAAAATAGCTTTATCAAATCTGGAAGAAAGCAAAAAATCATACAAGGTTTTGATTAAAAAGGATGACTTTAAAGATGAACCTGAGCTTGATAATTCAGAATTTATAATTAGACCAGAGATAAAGCAGCTTTTCCACATATCTTTTGGCGTTTTGCTTGACCTAAAAGGAAAAGAGATTAAAGACATGCTTTACGATTATGAAGAAGAACATTATAAAATGGTTTCTGATAACATAGAAAACCATTTGAAAGAAATATTCTATGAAAAATAA